A DNA window from Methylocystis heyeri contains the following coding sequences:
- a CDS encoding NADPH-dependent oxidoreductase yields the protein MNQPIKDAKTLEGAAATFARYRRDDSPKPTQWNDTLELLLAHRSHRAFLPQKLPEGALETIVAAAQSASTSSNLQVWSVVAVTDQERKNRLAELAGGQQHVRDCAVFLVWLSDLHRLEQLAKAGGREAAALPYLELFMTGVVDAALAAQNAVVALESLGLGSVYIGAMRNKPEEVAKELALPHNVFAVFGMAVGYPDPAVETGVKPRLGQAAVLHHEQYSFGEAQLDAVNTLDAKFRDFQKEQNLPEQGWIRQVLSRVRGPDAMSGRHRLKEILESMGIGLK from the coding sequence ATGAACCAACCGATTAAGGACGCCAAAACCCTCGAGGGCGCGGCCGCCACGTTCGCGCGCTATCGCCGCGACGACTCGCCGAAGCCGACCCAATGGAACGATACGCTGGAGCTCTTGCTCGCGCATCGTTCGCATCGCGCCTTCCTGCCGCAGAAACTGCCCGAAGGCGCGCTGGAGACGATCGTCGCCGCGGCCCAGTCGGCCTCGACCTCGTCCAATCTCCAGGTCTGGAGCGTCGTGGCGGTCACCGATCAAGAACGCAAGAACCGCCTCGCCGAACTCGCGGGCGGACAGCAGCATGTGCGCGACTGCGCGGTGTTTCTGGTGTGGCTTTCCGATCTCCACCGCCTCGAGCAGCTCGCCAAGGCCGGGGGCCGCGAGGCGGCGGCCCTCCCCTATCTCGAGCTCTTCATGACCGGCGTCGTCGACGCCGCGCTCGCGGCCCAGAACGCCGTGGTGGCGCTCGAATCCCTCGGGCTCGGCTCGGTCTATATCGGCGCCATGCGCAACAAGCCGGAGGAAGTGGCGAAGGAACTCGCCCTGCCGCATAACGTCTTCGCGGTTTTCGGCATGGCGGTCGGCTATCCAGATCCCGCCGTCGAAACCGGGGTCAAGCCGCGCCTCGGACAGGCGGCCGTCCTGCACCATGAGCAATATTCCTTCGGCGAGGCCCAGCTCGACGCCGTCAATACGCTCGACGCAAAATTCCGCGATTTCCAAAAAGAGCAGAACCTGCCCGAGCAGGGATGGATTCGTCAGGTGCTCTCGCGCGTGCGCGGCCCCGACGCCATGAGCGGCCGCCATCGGCTGAAGGAAATATTGGAGTCGATGGGCATCGGACTGAAGTAG
- a CDS encoding amino acid permease: MIGRQLFRTKKLETLQTEARGDGQLRRVLGLWQLTAIGLGGLIGVGIFVLTGVVAATQAGPAVSLSFLIAGVASAAAALCYAEFASMIPVAGSAYTYAYAVLGELVAWIIGWDLLLEYALVVAVVSIGWSGYVAALLGQFGVELPLWARGAPGAGEGYVVDLVAVVGSLGVAGLLTLRTEWGARFNTGMVLLKLGAVLLVIFAAAPHIDPQNWRPFMPFGFGGVVEGAAVVFFAVFGYDTLTTAAEESEHPQRDLPRAVLLSLGVSLALYVAMSLALTGIVRYDTLNNAAPAASAFARLGMGWVAAVVSVAAVAGLLSVMLAFLLACARIWFAMSRDGLLPDWFAKPHPAFATPYRPTLVAGAVCAAVAGFFPIREVAELVNIGTLSAFVVICFAVIALRRSRPDAERRFRTPFVPFTPLVGVGFSLWLLSKLPGVAWERFVIWLALGLAVYAFYGRFRSRLANPDR, encoded by the coding sequence ATGATCGGACGACAGCTCTTCCGCACCAAAAAACTCGAGACCCTGCAGACGGAAGCTCGCGGCGACGGCCAGTTGCGCCGGGTGCTGGGCCTGTGGCAACTGACCGCCATCGGCCTCGGCGGTCTCATCGGCGTCGGCATATTCGTGCTCACCGGCGTCGTCGCGGCGACCCAGGCCGGGCCGGCGGTGTCGCTTTCCTTTCTGATCGCGGGGGTAGCGAGCGCCGCCGCCGCCCTGTGCTACGCAGAATTCGCCTCGATGATCCCGGTGGCGGGAAGCGCCTATACCTATGCCTACGCCGTGCTCGGAGAGCTGGTCGCCTGGATCATCGGCTGGGACCTTCTGCTCGAATACGCCCTCGTCGTCGCGGTGGTCTCGATCGGATGGTCGGGCTATGTCGCCGCGCTGCTGGGGCAGTTCGGCGTCGAGCTGCCGCTTTGGGCGCGCGGGGCGCCGGGGGCGGGCGAGGGCTATGTCGTGGACCTCGTGGCCGTCGTCGGCAGTCTCGGGGTCGCGGGCCTGCTGACCTTGCGCACCGAATGGGGCGCGCGCTTCAACACCGGGATGGTGCTTCTCAAGCTCGGCGCCGTGCTGCTGGTCATCTTCGCCGCCGCGCCGCATATCGATCCGCAGAACTGGCGGCCTTTCATGCCTTTCGGCTTCGGCGGGGTGGTCGAAGGCGCGGCGGTCGTTTTCTTTGCGGTGTTCGGCTACGACACGCTGACCACCGCGGCGGAGGAATCCGAGCATCCCCAGCGCGATCTGCCCCGCGCCGTGCTGCTGTCGCTCGGGGTCTCGCTGGCGCTCTATGTGGCGATGTCCCTGGCCCTGACCGGGATCGTCCGCTACGACACGCTGAACAACGCCGCGCCGGCGGCCAGCGCCTTCGCCCGGCTCGGCATGGGCTGGGTCGCCGCGGTGGTCTCGGTGGCCGCCGTGGCCGGGCTTCTCAGCGTCATGCTGGCTTTTCTTCTCGCCTGCGCGCGCATCTGGTTTGCGATGAGCCGCGACGGCCTGCTGCCGGACTGGTTCGCCAAGCCCCATCCGGCCTTTGCGACCCCCTACCGCCCGACCCTCGTCGCGGGCGCCGTTTGCGCGGCTGTAGCGGGCTTCTTTCCCATTCGCGAGGTGGCGGAGCTGGTCAATATCGGCACGCTCTCCGCCTTCGTCGTCATCTGCTTCGCGGTGATCGCCCTGCGGCGCAGCCGGCCGGACGCGGAGCGCCGGTTCCGCACACCCTTCGTGCCCTTCACGCCATTGGTGGGGGTCGGCTTTTCGCTGTGGCTGCTCAGCAAGCTCCCGGGCGTCGCCTGGGAGCGCTTCGTGATCTGGCTGGCGCTGGGCCTGGCGGTCTACGCCTTCTACGGCCGTTTCCGCAGCCGTCTCGCAAATCCGGATCGGTGA
- a CDS encoding nucleotidyltransferase family protein: protein MRPSIALEAHREEIRRIVAANRGLNPRVFGSVLHRQDTESSDLDLLIDAADGFSLFDMAAIAVAIENLTHTKVDVRTPEDLPMKFRSKIVAEARPL from the coding sequence ATGAGACCATCAATCGCCCTTGAAGCTCATCGAGAAGAAATCCGTCGGATCGTCGCTGCGAACCGGGGATTGAATCCGCGAGTCTTCGGTTCTGTTCTCCATCGCCAGGACACGGAGAGCAGCGACCTCGATTTGCTTATCGACGCTGCGGACGGCTTCAGCCTGTTCGACATGGCGGCGATCGCCGTTGCGATCGAAAACCTCACACATACAAAGGTCGATGTCAGGACTCCCGAAGATTTGCCGATGAAGTTCCGCAGCAAGATCGTCGCGGAAGCAAGACCCCTATGA
- a CDS encoding HepT-like ribonuclease domain-containing protein: protein MTAMKARRVRDYIEHIVAAIGRIESYVEGIDRAAFIKSSLVQDAVIRNFEIIGEAANKIRTVAPEFAQQQAHLRLELAYAMRNALTHGYDSVNLLTVWNTIHNDLPTMKQQMAEILRALKYDE, encoded by the coding sequence ATGACGGCAATGAAGGCGCGACGGGTCCGCGACTACATAGAACATATCGTCGCCGCCATCGGGCGCATTGAATCCTATGTCGAGGGAATTGATCGCGCGGCTTTTATCAAAAGTTCCCTGGTCCAAGATGCGGTCATTCGCAATTTCGAGATCATAGGCGAGGCGGCGAACAAAATCAGGACCGTCGCCCCCGAATTCGCGCAGCAGCAAGCGCACCTTCGCCTCGAACTCGCCTATGCCATGCGAAACGCGCTGACGCATGGCTATGATTCCGTCAATCTGTTGACCGTATGGAACACAATTCATAACGACTTGCCGACCATGAAACAGCAAATGGCGGAGATACTGCGCGCCCTAAAATACGACGAGTGA
- a CDS encoding SDR family oxidoreductase: MSEHWLIAGANRGIGLELVRQLIARGDRVTASVRNDEARAALAAKLAPQHAEVETLVFDSRDFEAVSKAARSAGAGFDVVFANAGAFGPSPQTVLNMDFGAALDLFSINTLGPLRVAEAFLPRLKGAANPRIALMSSELGSMANKNPGAAIYSATKAALNKLAQCLAEELSPQGVTVVALHPGWVKTDMGGPNAPLGVTESAAGLLATIDGLSLNDSGGFLNYRGETVPW; the protein is encoded by the coding sequence ATGAGCGAACATTGGCTGATCGCGGGGGCGAACAGGGGAATCGGGCTGGAGCTGGTCCGGCAATTGATCGCCCGCGGGGACCGCGTGACGGCGAGCGTGCGCAACGACGAAGCGCGCGCGGCTCTCGCCGCAAAGCTCGCGCCCCAGCACGCCGAGGTGGAGACCCTGGTCTTCGATTCGAGGGATTTTGAAGCCGTCTCGAAGGCCGCACGCTCCGCCGGCGCAGGGTTCGATGTCGTCTTCGCCAACGCCGGCGCCTTTGGACCGTCGCCCCAAACTGTGCTGAACATGGACTTCGGCGCGGCGCTCGATCTCTTCTCCATCAACACTCTGGGCCCCTTGCGCGTGGCGGAGGCATTTCTTCCCCGGCTGAAAGGCGCTGCCAATCCGCGGATCGCGCTGATGTCCAGCGAGCTCGGCTCCATGGCCAACAAGAATCCGGGGGCGGCGATCTATTCCGCCACCAAGGCGGCGCTGAACAAATTGGCGCAATGTCTCGCCGAGGAGCTGAGCCCCCAGGGGGTGACGGTGGTCGCCCTGCACCCCGGCTGGGTCAAGACCGATATGGGTGGCCCCAATGCGCCGCTCGGCGTTACCGAGAGCGCGGCGGGTCTGCTCGCGACGATCGACGGGCTCAGCCTGAATGACAGCGGCGGGTTCCTCAATTATCGCGGCGAGACCGTGCCCTGGTGA
- a CDS encoding ABC transporter ATP-binding protein — protein sequence MSPAGAATLLDIEIASKDYVSASGRPQRALEGLRLTLRRGEAGAVVGPSGCGKTTLLRIVAGLEKDFSGRVGLPDHGRLGVVFQEPRLLPWRTVADNLKIAAPEATDAEIDALLAALGLSSHAAHFPGELSLGLARRVSLARALAIKPDLLLLDEPLVSLDAALAVELRERISALIDQTHVTTLIVTHDLGEAIALADKIFILSSRPAQVAAELVVETPRRRMTPEAAQALERRARSIIASLR from the coding sequence ATGTCTCCCGCTGGCGCAGCAACGCTGCTCGATATTGAAATCGCCTCGAAGGACTATGTTTCCGCGAGCGGGCGTCCCCAGCGCGCGCTCGAAGGTCTGCGCCTGACTCTCCGGCGCGGCGAGGCCGGCGCCGTGGTGGGGCCTTCCGGCTGCGGCAAGACCACTCTGTTGCGTATCGTCGCCGGGCTCGAGAAGGATTTTTCGGGGAGGGTGGGCCTGCCGGACCACGGGCGTCTCGGCGTGGTGTTTCAGGAGCCGCGGCTGCTGCCGTGGCGGACCGTCGCCGACAATCTGAAAATCGCCGCGCCCGAGGCCACGGACGCCGAAATCGACGCCTTGCTCGCTGCGCTGGGGCTCTCGAGCCATGCCGCGCATTTTCCGGGCGAGCTGTCGCTCGGCCTCGCGCGCCGCGTGTCGCTGGCGCGGGCGCTCGCGATCAAGCCCGATCTTCTGCTGCTGGACGAGCCGCTGGTCTCGTTGGACGCAGCCCTCGCGGTCGAACTGCGCGAGCGAATCTCGGCGCTGATCGACCAGACTCATGTGACGACGCTGATCGTCACCCATGATCTTGGCGAAGCCATCGCCCTCGCCGACAAGATTTTCATATTGTCGTCCCGCCCCGCGCAGGTTGCGGCCGAGCTCGTGGTCGAGACCCCGCGGCGGCGCATGACGCCGGAGGCGGCGCAGGCGCTGGAGCGGCGCGCCCGGTCGATCATAGCTTCGCTGAGGTGA
- a CDS encoding ABC transporter permease, with product MIRLASFAAMILLWQAASHFADPRSLPGPVPVLEAIIDEARSGALFVNLGATLARVFAAFALAMSLGSALGYAMGRSRLADKLLDPWLVALLNLPALVVIILAYIWVGLNEAAAIGAVAVNKLPGAVVTIREGARALDPMLDEMAQAFRLPAGVRLRHIVLPQLAPYLAAATRSGLSLVWKLALVVELLGRSNGVGFEINVAFQLFDVRLLLAYALPFVAIMLGVESFLVQPLERHVSRWRSNAARY from the coding sequence TTGATCCGCCTGGCGTCCTTCGCGGCGATGATTCTTCTGTGGCAGGCGGCGTCCCATTTCGCCGATCCCCGCAGCCTGCCGGGACCGGTTCCGGTCCTGGAGGCCATCATCGACGAAGCCAGATCGGGCGCCCTTTTCGTCAATCTCGGAGCTACGTTGGCGCGGGTTTTCGCGGCCTTTGCGCTCGCCATGAGTCTCGGCTCGGCGCTCGGCTACGCCATGGGCCGCAGCAGGCTGGCGGACAAATTGCTCGATCCATGGCTCGTGGCGCTGCTCAACCTGCCCGCGCTGGTGGTCATCATCCTCGCCTATATCTGGGTCGGGTTGAACGAGGCGGCCGCGATCGGCGCCGTGGCCGTCAACAAGCTGCCGGGCGCCGTCGTGACCATTCGCGAAGGCGCGCGGGCTCTCGACCCCATGCTCGACGAGATGGCGCAGGCCTTCCGCCTGCCGGCCGGCGTGCGGCTGCGTCATATCGTGCTGCCCCAGCTCGCGCCCTATCTCGCGGCGGCGACCCGGTCCGGACTCTCGCTGGTGTGGAAGTTGGCGCTCGTGGTAGAACTGCTCGGGCGCTCGAACGGCGTCGGCTTCGAGATCAACGTCGCCTTCCAGCTTTTCGACGTTCGCCTGCTGCTCGCCTATGCTTTGCCCTTCGTCGCGATCATGCTCGGAGTCGAGTCATTTCTGGTTCAGCCGCTTGAACGACATGTCTCCCGCTGGCGCAGCAACGCTGCTCGATATTGA
- a CDS encoding ABC transporter substrate-binding protein, translating to MRRSVYALVCLPFFGLSLAFSPPCRAADKLRLAVQATGTTLWDLAVVSAFKLDKDADLELEVAELASTDAGKIALQGDSADLIVSDWLWAARERAGGAKLLFYPTSTGIGAVMTKDPHIRSPKDLVGRKLGVAGGPLDKSWLLLKAFALKQGVDLEKGATILYGAPPLLAEKARQGEIDAVLEFWNFAVDLEAQGFARAIDMTEVEKSLGAQDDPIVTGFVFKESFAASRGGALARFFAMMKKARALIASDDAAWQAAAARIRTKDKSTLALYRTRYVEATPKGDPAQQRRDLTALFSVLASIGGEKLVGPAKSLDSAVFYEETKGKP from the coding sequence ATGCGCCGCAGCGTCTACGCTCTCGTTTGCCTTCCCTTTTTCGGCCTCTCGCTCGCCTTTTCGCCGCCCTGCCGCGCCGCGGACAAACTGCGGCTCGCGGTGCAGGCGACCGGGACCACGCTTTGGGATCTCGCGGTCGTTTCCGCCTTCAAGCTCGACAAGGATGCGGACCTCGAACTCGAGGTGGCCGAGCTTGCCTCGACCGACGCCGGCAAGATCGCCCTCCAGGGAGATTCCGCCGATCTCATCGTGTCGGACTGGCTGTGGGCTGCGCGCGAGCGCGCGGGCGGGGCGAAGCTTCTTTTCTATCCGACGTCGACGGGCATCGGCGCCGTCATGACCAAAGACCCTCATATTCGCAGTCCGAAGGATCTCGTCGGCAGAAAGCTCGGCGTGGCCGGCGGACCGCTGGATAAGAGCTGGCTTCTGCTAAAAGCCTTCGCCTTGAAGCAGGGCGTCGATCTGGAGAAGGGCGCGACCATTCTTTACGGAGCGCCGCCGCTTCTCGCCGAAAAAGCTCGCCAGGGCGAGATCGACGCCGTGCTGGAGTTCTGGAATTTCGCCGTCGATCTCGAAGCCCAGGGGTTTGCGCGGGCGATCGATATGACCGAGGTGGAGAAATCCCTCGGCGCGCAGGACGATCCGATCGTGACGGGATTCGTCTTCAAGGAGAGCTTCGCCGCCTCTCGCGGGGGCGCGCTGGCGCGCTTTTTCGCGATGATGAAAAAGGCGAGGGCGCTCATTGCTTCGGATGACGCAGCCTGGCAGGCGGCGGCCGCGCGCATCCGCACCAAGGATAAGTCGACGCTGGCGCTTTATCGCACGCGCTATGTCGAGGCGACGCCGAAGGGCGATCCCGCCCAGCAACGTCGTGATCTTACCGCGCTGTTCTCGGTGCTCGCCTCGATCGGGGGCGAGAAGCTTGTGGGACCGGCGAAATCGCTCGACTCCGCTGTTTTCTATGAGGAAACGAAGGGCAAGCCTTGA
- a CDS encoding glycosyl hydrolase family 8, translated as MPSGSSRLLVFVALWQCLAIQASLGQIGASHQLTQLQAPARIGGILQNGPDWSAYKARFLDQSGRIVDTGNDRCSHSEGQGYGMILAVAAGDREAFNAIWSWTKSHLLIRKDNLAAWKWTGSPAQGVEVNNASDGDILIAWGLAEASDYWSEPAFLEAARRITADILIKSVTPNNSFGPVLSPGAHGFSEEERADGPVINLSYWVYPAFRRLAQIQPKFDWNKLAQSGLALTEKARFGTSRLPLDWLAILGDKLAPAEGFNARFGYDAIRIPLYLFWASEATPQRLSSFVKAWPVDAPHIHLLALGGEGGQKPEIALREPGYRALAAITHCAAMHIPYPDEFYHFNANQNYYPATLHLLSVIAAQMQGGPCLNAVKARNLISDSWRPEPASLAAVFPQADELRPGDQKLVEDATLLVNRKIPPDDGGEELLTVQDEIGPVYYFRVAAEVMIAVAAFIWIIQRKTAPPRETPVDEKEKRVSEAVSAIGPALEGKQLPLVPRTLPHSPFTATKHIPTLAQEIEVAAAACVRLSRTIGLIYIEVPSFEALEKEVGPVEADAKVEALAASLRSALRATDNVAVLNRKEILVCICLLANASDLKNIAPRLYARVERSELAAMGAVFSPPGFAVYPLNGYEGMALIDAARADFRRNRPSEDEPAAETSGHHTSEEKTHSHPSRSTYAFRKRKTYHKHMPPPE; from the coding sequence ATGCCTTCCGGATCAAGCCGCTTGCTGGTGTTCGTGGCCCTTTGGCAGTGCCTGGCTATTCAGGCTTCACTGGGGCAGATCGGGGCGTCGCATCAGTTGACGCAGCTTCAGGCGCCGGCGCGTATCGGGGGCATTCTCCAAAACGGTCCCGATTGGTCCGCCTACAAGGCTCGATTCCTCGATCAGAGCGGGAGGATCGTGGACACCGGCAACGATCGCTGCAGCCATAGCGAGGGGCAGGGATATGGCATGATCCTCGCGGTGGCGGCGGGGGACCGCGAGGCGTTCAACGCAATCTGGTCCTGGACCAAATCCCATCTCCTGATCCGCAAGGACAATCTCGCCGCCTGGAAGTGGACCGGAAGTCCGGCGCAGGGGGTGGAAGTCAATAATGCGAGCGACGGCGACATTCTGATCGCCTGGGGGCTCGCCGAGGCGTCCGATTACTGGAGCGAGCCCGCCTTTCTCGAGGCGGCGCGCCGCATCACGGCCGACATCCTCATAAAGTCGGTTACTCCGAACAACAGCTTCGGGCCGGTCCTGAGCCCCGGGGCTCATGGTTTTTCGGAGGAGGAACGCGCCGACGGCCCGGTGATCAACCTGTCCTACTGGGTTTATCCGGCCTTTCGACGTCTTGCGCAGATCCAGCCGAAGTTTGACTGGAACAAGCTGGCTCAATCGGGACTGGCGCTGACCGAGAAGGCCCGCTTCGGGACCTCGCGTCTGCCGCTGGATTGGCTTGCGATCCTGGGCGACAAGCTCGCCCCCGCCGAAGGATTCAACGCCCGCTTCGGCTATGACGCCATCCGCATACCGCTTTATCTGTTCTGGGCCTCCGAGGCGACGCCGCAGCGGTTGAGCAGCTTCGTAAAGGCATGGCCCGTCGACGCGCCTCATATTCATCTGCTCGCCCTCGGCGGGGAAGGCGGCCAAAAGCCCGAGATCGCGCTCAGGGAACCCGGCTACCGGGCTCTGGCGGCCATCACCCATTGCGCCGCGATGCACATCCCTTATCCCGACGAATTCTACCATTTCAACGCCAACCAGAATTACTATCCGGCCACGCTGCATCTGCTGTCGGTGATCGCGGCGCAGATGCAGGGAGGGCCCTGCCTGAATGCGGTAAAAGCCCGGAACCTGATCTCCGACTCCTGGCGCCCGGAGCCGGCCTCTCTCGCCGCGGTCTTTCCGCAGGCCGACGAACTGCGCCCCGGCGACCAGAAGCTGGTCGAGGACGCCACGCTACTCGTGAACAGAAAGATTCCCCCGGACGACGGCGGCGAGGAGTTGCTGACGGTTCAGGACGAAATAGGCCCGGTGTATTATTTCCGGGTTGCGGCCGAAGTTATGATCGCCGTCGCCGCCTTCATCTGGATCATTCAGCGCAAGACCGCCCCCCCGCGGGAAACCCCCGTCGACGAAAAAGAAAAACGCGTCTCCGAGGCCGTGTCGGCGATCGGTCCCGCCCTCGAAGGCAAGCAATTGCCCCTGGTGCCGCGGACCCTCCCGCATAGTCCCTTCACCGCGACCAAGCATATTCCGACGCTCGCCCAGGAAATCGAGGTCGCGGCGGCCGCCTGCGTGCGTCTCAGCCGGACGATCGGCTTGATCTATATCGAGGTCCCCTCCTTCGAGGCGCTGGAAAAAGAAGTTGGGCCTGTCGAGGCCGACGCCAAGGTCGAGGCGCTGGCGGCCAGCCTTCGCAGCGCTCTGAGAGCGACCGATAACGTCGCGGTGCTCAACCGCAAGGAAATACTGGTTTGCATTTGCCTTTTGGCCAACGCCTCGGATTTGAAAAACATCGCCCCGCGCTTGTATGCGCGCGTGGAGCGCTCGGAACTCGCAGCCATGGGCGCGGTTTTCTCTCCGCCCGGCTTCGCCGTCTACCCTCTCAACGGTTATGAGGGAATGGCGCTCATCGATGCGGCGCGGGCGGATTTCCGCCGCAACAGGCCGAGCGAAGACGAACCCGCGGCAGAGACGAGCGGCCACCACACGTCGGAGGAAAAAACCCACTCCCACCCGTCGAGGTCGACCTATGCGTTTCGAAAGCGCAAGACCTACCACAAGCACATGCCCCCGCCGGAATAA
- a CDS encoding recombinase family protein: MLIHAYLRASTQEQDANRARAALKAFADQRGLRIAGYYAENESGASLKRPELFKLIDNAERGDVLLLEQVDRLSRLNAEDWEALKATIKAKGVRIVALDLPTSWTMATTTVDAFTARMFEAINDMMLDMLAAIARKDYEDRRRRQAEGIEKAKDAGLYKGRPEDAKRNAAIATLLREGKSWSQIQDLTKCARATVAAVSKKLKEEASAA; this comes from the coding sequence ATGCTCATTCACGCTTACCTCCGCGCTTCAACCCAGGAGCAGGATGCAAACCGCGCCCGTGCGGCGCTCAAGGCCTTCGCCGATCAACGCGGACTACGCATCGCCGGCTACTACGCTGAGAACGAGTCTGGGGCTTCTCTGAAGCGTCCCGAGCTTTTCAAGCTCATTGACAATGCGGAACGCGGTGACGTGCTGCTCCTGGAGCAGGTCGACCGCTTGAGCCGACTCAATGCGGAAGATTGGGAAGCACTCAAAGCGACGATCAAGGCCAAAGGCGTTCGCATCGTCGCGCTGGACCTCCCCACGTCCTGGACGATGGCGACAACCACCGTGGACGCCTTCACGGCCCGCATGTTCGAGGCCATCAACGACATGATGCTGGACATGCTCGCCGCCATCGCCCGCAAGGATTACGAGGATCGCCGTCGCCGCCAAGCTGAGGGCATTGAGAAGGCCAAGGATGCTGGCCTCTACAAGGGCCGCCCAGAAGACGCCAAGCGCAACGCTGCCATCGCCACGCTGCTTCGCGAGGGCAAATCCTGGAGCCAGATTCAGGACCTGACGAAGTGTGCCAGAGCGACCGTCGCCGCCGTGTCGAAGAAGCTGAAGGAGGAAGCGAGCGCCGCCTAG
- a CDS encoding transposase, with product MSAPMPGDRSFQLIEAVVDRLDGAPVSRRRRWSDEFKARAVAATLDPDVNISAAAREMGISPSQLFGWRRQAMREGAVTASPTACANPPDVEGRSAPTVEISVGATVIRVSADIGEADLRRVIRAVRSA from the coding sequence ATGTCTGCGCCTATGCCTGGTGATAGAAGTTTCCAACTGATCGAAGCCGTGGTTGATCGTCTTGATGGCGCTCCGGTTTCTCGCCGTCGCCGGTGGTCTGACGAGTTCAAGGCACGAGCTGTTGCGGCGACACTGGATCCCGACGTGAATATTTCCGCGGCCGCGCGGGAGATGGGCATTTCGCCGTCTCAGCTTTTTGGCTGGCGCCGGCAAGCGATGCGCGAAGGTGCGGTGACGGCCTCGCCTACCGCTTGCGCGAATCCGCCGGATGTCGAGGGCAGGTCTGCGCCAACGGTGGAAATCTCCGTCGGCGCCACAGTGATCCGCGTCAGCGCCGACATTGGCGAAGCCGATCTGCGTCGCGTGATCCGCGCGGTGCGCTCGGCATGA
- the tnpB gene encoding IS66 family insertion sequence element accessory protein TnpB (TnpB, as the term is used for proteins encoded by IS66 family insertion elements, is considered an accessory protein, since TnpC, encoded by a neighboring gene, is a DDE family transposase.), whose product MIASGVKIYLASQPVDFRKGPDGLLSLVRDVGADPFNGALYVFRAKRADRIKIVWFDGTGVCLFSKRLEESQFCWPRIGPNQVQLNHAQLMALVDGLDWKRVRPVDLKRPVSAG is encoded by the coding sequence ATGATCGCGTCGGGCGTGAAAATCTATCTGGCCAGCCAACCGGTCGATTTTCGCAAAGGCCCGGACGGTTTGCTGTCGCTGGTGCGCGATGTCGGCGCCGACCCGTTCAACGGCGCGCTTTATGTGTTCCGGGCCAAGAGAGCCGATAGAATCAAGATCGTTTGGTTTGATGGGACCGGCGTGTGCCTGTTCTCGAAGCGATTGGAGGAATCGCAATTTTGCTGGCCGCGGATCGGGCCAAACCAGGTTCAACTCAATCATGCCCAGTTGATGGCGCTGGTTGACGGATTGGATTGGAAACGGGTGCGTCCGGTCGACCTCAAACGCCCGGTCAGCGCCGGCTGA